Proteins encoded in a region of the Armatimonadota bacterium genome:
- a CDS encoding WD40 repeat domain-containing protein encodes MRVRMLAFALAGALSAASFGDVAVTRVKTIDQFQVTAVAAAFSGSLFAFATNDNTVRIYDPVKMQTRFQLVGHPQTVGAIAFNRAGTLLATGDATARLYLWDVKTGKKVREFSRDRGHKRGISAIAFNADGSRIATVGNDDTICIWKKDGGNPVGTIHGKGADFYGVSFTSAGSIVTGTLNDGFRVYNGKTFALATKLPAKGINGIAATKDGDVVVSADREGRLVQWSVAKKSKVRVMNGHTDWAINAAVSPNGRVGASSSTDRSVAIWSLVTGQLLTRIKDTSAVGAPMAFTGDGKYFIATTVSDGLSVYSVSPAQAGATKVVRKKR; translated from the coding sequence ATGAGAGTAAGGATGCTCGCTTTCGCCCTGGCAGGTGCACTGTCGGCCGCGTCGTTCGGGGACGTCGCCGTGACGCGCGTCAAGACCATCGACCAGTTTCAGGTGACCGCCGTCGCGGCGGCCTTCAGCGGTTCGCTCTTCGCGTTCGCGACCAACGACAACACGGTCCGCATTTATGACCCGGTCAAAATGCAGACCCGGTTCCAACTCGTCGGGCATCCACAGACGGTCGGCGCTATCGCCTTCAACCGCGCCGGGACGTTACTTGCGACGGGGGACGCGACGGCGCGGCTTTATCTGTGGGACGTCAAGACGGGCAAGAAGGTCCGTGAGTTCTCTCGGGACAGGGGCCACAAGCGGGGGATCTCGGCCATTGCGTTCAATGCCGACGGTTCCAGGATCGCCACGGTCGGGAACGACGACACGATCTGCATTTGGAAAAAGGACGGCGGAAACCCGGTCGGGACCATTCACGGAAAGGGTGCCGACTTCTATGGCGTGTCCTTCACTTCGGCCGGCTCGATCGTGACGGGCACGTTGAACGACGGGTTCCGGGTGTACAACGGGAAGACCTTCGCGTTGGCGACGAAACTCCCGGCAAAGGGCATCAACGGGATCGCCGCGACCAAGGACGGCGACGTCGTCGTCTCGGCCGACCGGGAGGGCCGTCTCGTTCAATGGAGCGTCGCGAAGAAGTCCAAAGTCCGCGTCATGAACGGGCATACGGATTGGGCGATCAACGCCGCGGTCTCTCCGAACGGCCGCGTCGGTGCGAGCAGTTCGACCGACCGGAGCGTCGCCATTTGGAGCCTCGTGACGGGACAGTTGCTGACCCGGATCAAGGACACTTCGGCCGTCGGTGCGCCGATGGCCTTCACCGGTGACGGCAAGTACTTCATCGCCACGACGGTCTCCGACGGACTGTCGGTCTATAGCGTCTCCCCCGCACAGGCTGGGGCGACCAAAGTCGTGCGCAAGAAGCGCTGA
- a CDS encoding DUF1957 domain-containing protein, which translates to MAIGRFMLVLHSHMPYVLSHGKSPHGTDWLFESAAECYLPLLDALDRLRAQGIKPRWTINVTPILAEQLDDPAFKDGFEDYCQEKVAYAKMDRERFAADGDLRMEGLSAMWARIYSRELRQFKEKWGRSINDAWRQFQDDGLVELITCGATHGYFPLLRTDESVQAQVRLAVETHTARFGKKPRGIWLPECAYRPSYEWKPPTGDAPPFPRAGVEQILGESEIGYFFVDSHMIRGGEPLGTYWQKFPQLAELFARTRHLFNPPVEARSEYEHYAIPGGTNIFARDPQTTVKVWSGDVGYPGDEWYLEFHKQLYPGRHRYWRISPNKQDLGAKQPYDPWVAFDHIEAHSKDFVRLVKSTLAGYRGASDRDGTVVAMYDTELFGHWWWEGPEFLYQVALEMARDGEVRPCSGGDVVDEDPARHVIDLPEGSWGEGGYHSVWLNDDNFWTWKRLYPAELKLREMAQSYGDGPAREIAEQCARELLLAEASDWQFLISTWAARDYAEARFTDHIDRFERLAGMAERVHYGGRLSDEETEFLAECRQKDAPFPDLRLDHWKKRPVPTEPTPA; encoded by the coding sequence ATGGCGATCGGCCGTTTCATGCTCGTGCTGCACTCCCACATGCCGTACGTGCTGTCGCACGGTAAATCTCCGCACGGAACGGACTGGCTCTTCGAAAGCGCGGCCGAATGCTATCTTCCGCTCCTGGACGCCCTCGACAGGCTTCGGGCCCAAGGGATCAAACCGCGCTGGACGATCAACGTCACGCCGATCCTGGCCGAACAGCTCGACGATCCCGCCTTTAAGGACGGTTTCGAGGACTACTGCCAGGAAAAGGTCGCTTACGCGAAGATGGACCGGGAGAGGTTTGCGGCCGACGGCGACCTCCGGATGGAGGGACTGTCGGCGATGTGGGCCCGGATCTATTCCCGGGAACTGAGACAGTTCAAGGAAAAGTGGGGACGGTCGATCAACGACGCGTGGCGGCAGTTCCAGGACGACGGTCTGGTCGAGTTGATCACGTGCGGCGCGACCCACGGCTACTTTCCGCTTCTCAGGACCGACGAAAGCGTCCAGGCCCAAGTCCGGTTAGCGGTCGAGACCCACACGGCCCGCTTCGGCAAGAAGCCACGGGGAATCTGGCTGCCCGAGTGCGCGTACAGGCCGTCCTACGAATGGAAACCGCCGACCGGCGACGCTCCGCCTTTCCCTCGGGCCGGAGTCGAGCAAATCCTGGGCGAGTCGGAGATCGGGTACTTCTTCGTCGACTCGCACATGATCCGGGGCGGCGAACCCTTGGGGACGTACTGGCAGAAGTTCCCTCAGTTGGCCGAGCTCTTCGCGCGGACGCGACACTTGTTCAACCCTCCTGTCGAGGCCAGGAGCGAGTACGAACACTATGCGATCCCAGGGGGCACGAACATCTTTGCCCGCGACCCTCAGACGACGGTGAAAGTCTGGTCGGGCGACGTCGGGTATCCCGGCGACGAGTGGTACCTCGAATTCCATAAACAGCTTTATCCGGGTCGCCACCGCTATTGGCGGATCAGCCCGAACAAGCAAGACCTCGGCGCAAAGCAGCCTTACGACCCGTGGGTCGCGTTCGACCACATCGAAGCGCACTCGAAGGACTTCGTCCGGCTCGTCAAGTCGACCCTGGCCGGCTACCGCGGAGCGTCAGACCGCGACGGTACGGTCGTCGCCATGTACGACACGGAGCTGTTCGGACACTGGTGGTGGGAGGGCCCCGAGTTCCTCTACCAGGTCGCGCTCGAAATGGCCCGCGACGGCGAGGTCCGACCGTGCAGCGGAGGAGACGTGGTCGACGAAGACCCGGCCCGTCACGTGATCGACCTTCCGGAAGGCTCTTGGGGCGAAGGCGGCTATCACAGCGTCTGGCTGAACGACGACAACTTCTGGACGTGGAAACGCCTGTATCCGGCCGAGCTGAAACTGAGAGAGATGGCCCAGTCGTACGGCGACGGCCCGGCCCGCGAAATCGCCGAACAGTGCGCCCGCGAACTGCTGTTGGCCGAAGCCAGCGACTGGCAGTTCTTGATTTCGACGTGGGCGGCCAGAGACTACGCCGAAGCCCGCTTCACCGACCACATCGATCGCTTCGAACGGCTGGCGGGCATGGCCGAGCGCGTCCACTATGGCGGCCGCTTGAGCGACGAGGAGACCGAGTTTCTAGCCGAGTGCCGTCAGAAGGACGCTCCGTTCCCCGACCTCCGGCTGGACCACTGGAAGAAGCGACCTGTCCCGACCGAACCGACCCCGGCATGA